AGGATACAAAGGAAGTTATTCCTCCTTCACCTATCAAGCAAGGAAGATAGAAGAGAAACTTGGTATCAATCAAAAAGAAGGTTTTTTGAAATTAGTGCCACTAAGAGGTAGTATGCAGGTAGACTTTGGTGAAGTTTACGTGATGCAAGATAAGATGCCAAGAAAGATACACGTATTCTGTGCGAAGTTATGCTACAGCAAGGTGGAGTTTGTTAAAGCTTATCCAGGAGAGTCTACAGAGTTTTTCTTTGATGGATTAACATCGGCGTTTGATTTTTTTGGTGGAATTCCAAAAAAGATAATCTTTGACAATTTAAAACCTGCGGTGAAGGAAGTACTAAAAGGGAAAGAAAGGATACTACAAGAAGAGTTTGTCAAATTCCAATCCTTCTACTGTTTTGAATCTGAGTTCTGTGGTCCAGCTAAAGGCAATGAAAAAGGGATGGTAGAAAACCTTGTTAAATACGTTGAAAACAACTACTTCTTACCGAGAATTGAGTTCAAAAGTTTTGATATACTCAATTTGGAATTAAAGGAAAAATGTCATCAAAGGCTCAAAAAAGGAAGGTATGAAGGAGAAAGCTGGGAAAAGAGAATCCTTGATGAAGATTTTCTTCCTCTCAAAGAAAGATACGTATTTGCAAGGATAAAGGAAGCAAAGGTAGACACATACCAACTGATTCATTTGGAAAAGAACAGATACTCTGTACCAACAAATTACATTGGTAAAAAGGTTGAAGTTCACATCTACCCATTCAAGGTAAGGGTAATCTACAAAGGAGAAGTTATAGCAGAACACGAAAGGATGTTTGGTAAAAGCAAAGAGAGTTTAAACCCATACCATTTTCTACCTTTACTAAGAAAAAAGGCAAGGGCATACGAACAAGCTAAAGTCATCCAAGATTGGGGATTACCTCAGATATATGAAAAGTACCATAAGATGCTGCAAGCTCATCTTAACTCTGATTCAAAAGGAACAAGGGAATTCATAGACATACTAAAATTAACCCAACAATACACCGTTGAAGTTGTAGCAAAGGTACTAAATGAATTGGATGAAAAGAACCGTTACAGTTACCAAGACGTGTTAAGCGTACTAAGGTATCAAACACAACACAAACCCAAAACAGAACTTCTATCGGAAGAAAAGCTAAAATCCCTTGACGTAGACAAACACACCACCACTTACATGCCTCTAAGTACTTACAATGAACTACTTCGAAAAGTGGGGTGTGAAAATGAAAGATGAACTAAGAGAACAGCTCAAATATTGTCGACTAGCTGGTATATTAGAACGGTATGAGGATACACTACAAGAGGCAAAAAGAAACGAATGGGACAACGAAAAATTTTTTGAAACTTTGATTCAATGTGAAGTCATATCAAGGGGAAACAACAGATTTCAAAGGTTGTTACGCCAAGCGAAGTTTCCTAATCTAAAAACGATAGACCAATTTGATTTCAGTCAAGCACCCTACCTATCAAAGAAGGAAATACTGGAACTCAGTGAATGTAAGTTCATCGAAGAAAAGACAAATCTTTTGTTCTTAGGATCACCAGGTGCGGGAAAAACACACATAAGTATAGCGATAGGGATACAAGCATGTAAGAAAGGGAAAACAGTAAGTTTTTTCACAGCAGCCAATCTTGGGAACCTCTTAGTTGAAATGCAAGAAGAACGACAACTAACAAAGTTCCAAAAAAAGTTGAGCAAAGTAGATTTACTGATAATTGATGAACTAGGATACGTGCAGTTATCCGACCAAGTTACACAACTCATGTTCCAAATATTCTCTGAAAGGTATGAAAAAGGATCTATCTTGGTAAACAGTAACCTTGAATTTGCAGAATGGGCTAAAATATTTCACGATGAAAGGATGACAGCAGCGATTATCGACAGGTTAATCCACAACAGTAAGATAATACTATTCAACGGAGAAAGCTATCGTTACAGGAACCAAAGACGAGAAATTAAGGGAAACTGATAAATATTCGATTTTTCTCTTTTCATATGAAAAGAGAAAGAAAAGAACTTCTTCTTTCTACATGGTACATAATTAGGTTAGCAGGGTGGTACAGTATTCGGTTAGCCATAGCAGTAATTACATCCAAATAAACCCAATTAAGTAAAAAATTCTCATTTTTCACTTAATTGTAAATAAATGGGCCATCGAATTTTTTCGAATTATATCAGAAAGAAAAAAATTGAAAATTATCCAAATTAACCAATCAGATCAAATTATTAGCAATTAAAAGCGATTATGAAAGAAATTCTCTATTTTTCTGATTTGACTTTTCAGAAAATAAGAATTATAATGAAAATGTAGATAAATTTCGTTATTTAGTTTTTTATATGAAAATTATTTTCAATATTTGGAGGAAGATCTATGAAAATGTTGAAGAAGAATGCATTCATTGTATCCTGTCAAGCAGAAGAAGGGGAACCCCTATATGGGAAAGAAACTATTGTAAAGATGGCTATGGCGGCTCAGGCTGGAGGAGCAGACGCTATCAGGGCTCTTTCTCCTGAAAATATTCGAGAGATAAAAAAAATTGTTAACCTTCCAGTAATAGGAATAACTAAAAACAGGAGTTTAAAAGGGGCATTTATCACAACCACTAAAAAAGATATAGATAATTTAGTTGATGCGGACTCAGATTTTATTGCTATTGATTGTACAAGAAGAGAAAGACCTGAACCTTTACCAGAACTTTTTGACTATTTAAGAAAATATTACCCCCACATTGGAATAATAGCGGATATAGCTGACATAGAAGATGTGAAATATGTTTTACCTTTAAAGCCCGACTATATAGCAACTACACTCGCTGGTTATACTGATTATACCTCCGGAAGAGATTTACCAGATTTAGATTTAATAGAAAAAACTGTAAAAATAACGAATATACCTGTTATCGCTGAAGGGAACATCTCTACTCCTCAATATGCAAGGCAAGCAATCTTATACGGAGCATATGCTGTTACTGTTGGATCGGCCATTACTAGGCCTCATGTAATTGCTAAAAATTTTAAAGATCACCTTAAGGACTTTAGAAATGATGAAATTTCTGCTGTAGGCATAGATATAGGAGGAACTTGGACTCGTGGAGTTTTAACTGATAGATTTGGAGAAATTATAAAAAGTAAAAAGATACCTACAGCAGCAACAGGCAAAGAAGTTATTTCAAATATGCTTTCTCTAATTAAAGGTTTAATAACGAATGAGACCCACTTTATGGGAATTGCTACCGGTGGAAAAATTAATTTTAAGTCAGGAATTGTCAATTTTTCAACTGGTTTGATTCCTGATTGGGAAGGAGTACAAATTGCAGATATTGTAGAACAAGAATTTCATATACGGCCAAAGGTTGATAATGACGCTAATTGTGCCGCATATTTCCAGCATTACATCACAAAAGTCAACAATTTATTGATGATAACCGTAGGGACAGGTCTTGGTGGAGGAATAATTATTAACGGGAAGATAATAAGAGGAATTATGGGAGGTGGTGGAGAAATAGGTCACATAGTATATCCAGGAAATAACAAACGATGTACTTGTGGAAAAGTTGGTTGCGTTGAAACTTTGCTTTCTGGAAGATACTTAAGAGAAAAAGTATATGAAAAGAATAATGAAATATCCCTAAATAATATAAAAGATTATGCAAAAGTTATGGCTTGGTTAATTGATACAGTTAAAACTACCGTGGACTTTGAAAAATGTTACCTTGGTGGAGTCATTCCAAAGTACGGTGAGAAAGTATTAAAGGAAATTCGGTCCTCTTATGAAAAAATAAGAAATGAAAGTGGCGAATTTATTGAATTTAGTCAATTAGGTGAATTTGCAGGCGCAAGGGGATCGGCAATACTTTCATTTCAAAAAGGAGAAATCTAAAAATGAGTAAAATTCAAGCTTTTCTTAATTCTAGGATGCCTACTTTCACTAAATCTGAAAAGAAAGTAGCGGAGTATATATTAAATAGTAAAAAAGAGGACATAACAAGGATTACCATAACTGAATTAGCTACAAAATGCGGAACAAGCGAGGCTACAATTGCTCGATTCGTTAAAAAAGCAGGTTTTGAAACTTTTCAAGATTTCAAACTTACGTTAGCCTTGGATAATAATGAAGATATATTTGAAGAAGAAAAAGATATAACCATCTTCAAAAATGACTCTCCTCAAGAAATACTTAGAAAGGTAAAATTGGGTTCTCTTAAATCGATAGAGAGCACAACTTCAATACTAGACATAAATAAGTTTTTACAAGCTGCAAATTTCATTAGATCTGCTAAAAGGATAGAGATTTACGGGGTAGGATCCTCGTCAGCAGTTGCCAAAATATTACAATATAAGTTAACAAGGTTAGGGTTTCCGTCTTACGCCCAGGAAGACCCTCACATGCAAGCTATCTCCGCAGCTACTTTGAACTTTGGAGATTTAGCAATTGGAATAAGTCAAAGTGGGTCCACTAAGGACACAGTAGACTCGTTAAATGTTGCTAAAAAGCATGGGGCAACAACAATTAGTTTGACTGAACATGCGAATTCTCCTATTACAAAATATTCTGACGTGGTATTAGAAATATTCTCTGGTGAAAACCCTGTAAAAACTAGCGCAGGGAGATCTATCCTGGTTCAAATTTTTGCGGTGGAGATCTTGTCTGGCTTGTTGTATTCAATAGAATATGAAAAGGCTTTAACTACAGGAAAAGACACTGCAAGAGCAGTCGTTAATAAATTATACTGAGGTGGTTGTAGTGAAATATCGTAAACAAGTAACAATTGTCGGCGGAGGGATCGCAGGGTTCCATGCAGCGATAGCAGCTTCAAGAAGTGGCCTAAAAACATTATTAATTGAAAAGAATTCTACAATTGGCGGGCTTACTACACTTGGATTGATTAATCCTTTTATGAAATATTGGCTAGATAATCAAATACTGATAAAAGGAATATTTCAAGAACTAATTGAAAGGTTAAAAAGAAAAGGTGGAGTATTCTTCAACACTTTTGACAGCGAGTTAATGAAGATTGAAATGATGAAAATGCTGAAAGAAAGTGAAGTTGAATTATTATTTAAAACAATGGTAACAGAAGTAATAAAAGAAGAAAACAAAATTATTTCCTTGAAAGCCCAATCCTCAAATGGTGAAACAATAGAAATTGAATCCGACTTTTTTGTTGATGCCAGCGGTGACGGAATAGTTGGGTATCTTTCTGGAAATGAATGTTTTGTAGGCGATGAAACGGGAAAAAATCAAGCTTTAACAATAATGTTTACTATTGCAGGTGTTGATTTTGAGAGTGTCAGAAGAGATGTAAAAAATAACCCAAAAAACTTCTTCGCATGGGTTGTTCCGAATATGGACGTTATTTCTGTTGCAGGCTACTTTGAAGAACTAGAAGAGGCGAAGAAAGAAGACCCTTCGCTATCTATAGATCATTTCTTCTTTGTTCAGTTACCTGGTAAAGGAAGAGTGACAGTTAATACTATGAATATTTCTAAAGATTCAATTGATAACTCAGAACTTTCAAGAAGTATATTAGAAGGAACTATAATGGTAGAAAAAATATTGAATTTTGCAAAGAGATATGTAAAGGGGTTTGAAAATGCATACCTTGAAAAAATAGCCCCGGAAATTGGGATAAGAGAAAGTAGAAGAGTTAAAGGAATGTATGTTTTTACAGGAGAAGATGTAAGAACTTACAAAAAATTCCCTGATGGGGTAGTGAAAGGTTGTTATGGAATTGATATTCACTCAAATGAAAAGAAAATAGATGAAAAAGAAAAAGGTTTTATTCCGAAATATGATGACTACTATGAAATACCTTTACGATCGTTGATATCAGAAAGTTATACAAATTTAGCAATAGTTGGAAGGTGTTTTTCTTCAGATTTCGAAGGCCAATCCGCTGCAAGAATTCAACCAACATGTGCAGGTATGGGACAAGCGATTGGTTCAGGAATTTATTTAGCACTGAGCAAGAATATCGAACTTTTCAAGATCCATCCTGACGAAATAGAAAACCAGATTCAAAAGACATCAAAGTTATAGCCACGAAATGTGGCAAAAAAGAAGGAGGTAGATTGGCATGAAAAAGTTTTTTGTAGTGTTGGTATGTTTGATTATCGGTTCGTTGGTGCTATCAGCAAAAAGTGTAAATGTTGAATTTTGGACGCTTTCTTTGTCTACATTTTCAGATTACATTAACTCAGTCATAGATACTTTCGAAGCTGCAAATCCTGACATAAAAATCAACTGGGTCGACGTTCCTTACGATGCTTTTCAACAGAAACTCATCGCTTCAATAGCCTCGGGCAATCCCCCTGATCTGGTGAATATGAATACTCCTTGGGCTATAGACTTTGCAGCCCAAGATGCACTAAGCCCTATTGATGAATTCGTAAATGAAGTAGAAAAATACGTATACTTACCGAACTATTGGGAAGCTACTGTAATAGATGGAAAATCATATGCTATTCCTTGGTATCTAAGTCCCCAAATTATGCTTTACAACAAACAGATTTTTGAAGAAGCGGGTTTAGACCCT
This genomic window from Petrotoga olearia DSM 13574 contains:
- the istA gene encoding IS21 family transposase, producing the protein MVQYNYIRFLYFNKHKSQRAIAKEMGIHRVTVKRAIKNPEQKYHMNVERDKPVNGDFEKRIKHLLEYNSNQPKNQKLTKRRIYELICEEGYKGSYSSFTYQARKIEEKLGINQKEGFLKLVPLRGSMQVDFGEVYVMQDKMPRKIHVFCAKLCYSKVEFVKAYPGESTEFFFDGLTSAFDFFGGIPKKIIFDNLKPAVKEVLKGKERILQEEFVKFQSFYCFESEFCGPAKGNEKGMVENLVKYVENNYFLPRIEFKSFDILNLELKEKCHQRLKKGRYEGESWEKRILDEDFLPLKERYVFARIKEAKVDTYQLIHLEKNRYSVPTNYIGKKVEVHIYPFKVRVIYKGEVIAEHERMFGKSKESLNPYHFLPLLRKKARAYEQAKVIQDWGLPQIYEKYHKMLQAHLNSDSKGTREFIDILKLTQQYTVEVVAKVLNELDEKNRYSYQDVLSVLRYQTQHKPKTELLSEEKLKSLDVDKHTTTYMPLSTYNELLRKVGCENER
- a CDS encoding MurR/RpiR family transcriptional regulator encodes the protein MSKIQAFLNSRMPTFTKSEKKVAEYILNSKKEDITRITITELATKCGTSEATIARFVKKAGFETFQDFKLTLALDNNEDIFEEEKDITIFKNDSPQEILRKVKLGSLKSIESTTSILDINKFLQAANFIRSAKRIEIYGVGSSSAVAKILQYKLTRLGFPSYAQEDPHMQAISAATLNFGDLAIGISQSGSTKDTVDSLNVAKKHGATTISLTEHANSPITKYSDVVLEIFSGENPVKTSAGRSILVQIFAVEILSGLLYSIEYEKALTTGKDTARAVVNKLY
- a CDS encoding FAD-dependent oxidoreductase, whose product is MKYRKQVTIVGGGIAGFHAAIAASRSGLKTLLIEKNSTIGGLTTLGLINPFMKYWLDNQILIKGIFQELIERLKRKGGVFFNTFDSELMKIEMMKMLKESEVELLFKTMVTEVIKEENKIISLKAQSSNGETIEIESDFFVDASGDGIVGYLSGNECFVGDETGKNQALTIMFTIAGVDFESVRRDVKNNPKNFFAWVVPNMDVISVAGYFEELEEAKKEDPSLSIDHFFFVQLPGKGRVTVNTMNISKDSIDNSELSRSILEGTIMVEKILNFAKRYVKGFENAYLEKIAPEIGIRESRRVKGMYVFTGEDVRTYKKFPDGVVKGCYGIDIHSNEKKIDEKEKGFIPKYDDYYEIPLRSLISESYTNLAIVGRCFSSDFEGQSAARIQPTCAGMGQAIGSGIYLALSKNIELFKIHPDEIENQIQKTSKL
- a CDS encoding putative N-acetylmannosamine-6-phosphate 2-epimerase; protein product: MKMLKKNAFIVSCQAEEGEPLYGKETIVKMAMAAQAGGADAIRALSPENIREIKKIVNLPVIGITKNRSLKGAFITTTKKDIDNLVDADSDFIAIDCTRRERPEPLPELFDYLRKYYPHIGIIADIADIEDVKYVLPLKPDYIATTLAGYTDYTSGRDLPDLDLIEKTVKITNIPVIAEGNISTPQYARQAILYGAYAVTVGSAITRPHVIAKNFKDHLKDFRNDEISAVGIDIGGTWTRGVLTDRFGEIIKSKKIPTAATGKEVISNMLSLIKGLITNETHFMGIATGGKINFKSGIVNFSTGLIPDWEGVQIADIVEQEFHIRPKVDNDANCAAYFQHYITKVNNLLMITVGTGLGGGIIINGKIIRGIMGGGGEIGHIVYPGNNKRCTCGKVGCVETLLSGRYLREKVYEKNNEISLNNIKDYAKVMAWLIDTVKTTVDFEKCYLGGVIPKYGEKVLKEIRSSYEKIRNESGEFIEFSQLGEFAGARGSAILSFQKGEI
- the istB gene encoding IS21-like element helper ATPase IstB codes for the protein MKDELREQLKYCRLAGILERYEDTLQEAKRNEWDNEKFFETLIQCEVISRGNNRFQRLLRQAKFPNLKTIDQFDFSQAPYLSKKEILELSECKFIEEKTNLLFLGSPGAGKTHISIAIGIQACKKGKTVSFFTAANLGNLLVEMQEERQLTKFQKKLSKVDLLIIDELGYVQLSDQVTQLMFQIFSERYEKGSILVNSNLEFAEWAKIFHDERMTAAIIDRLIHNSKIILFNGESYRYRNQRREIKGN